In Poecile atricapillus isolate bPoeAtr1 chromosome 12, bPoeAtr1.hap1, whole genome shotgun sequence, one DNA window encodes the following:
- the LOC131583408 gene encoding G-protein coupled receptor 83-like yields MSLWLDQGSAAPAMRQHTWFPLQYMPKPFWRAENHNVTDFFSALYGFPNQSFFHSDLNLEDLGDFDSGAKYEGESQSRTVKALLIVAYSVIICISLFGNILVCHVVIKNKRMHSATNLFIVNLAVADVMITTLNTPFTLVRFVSSTWVFGKLMCHISRFVQYCSVHVSVLTLAAIALDRHQVIMHPLKPRMSMVKGGICIIVIWVMASCFSLPHAIYQTLTRFYIGNRTIRMVCLPSFPPPADLFWKYLDLTTFVLLYVLPLLVISITYTIVAKKLWLRNAIGDLTMEQYYAHQRKKKMTLKMLVVVVVVFAVCWFPLNCYVVLISCRAIHSSNALYFAFHWFAMSSTCYNPFIYCWLNESFRTELRSLLCVCQRRSTAQGHALQPISPLFRHAKAENCPCKRSSTCQKAQTPSQRNSARTDISSVQPIVAES; encoded by the exons ATGAGCTTGTGGCTGgaccagggctctgctgccccagccaTGAGACAGCACACCTGGTTCCCCCTGCAGTACATGCCCAAGCCCTTCTGGAGAGCAGAGAACCACAACGTGACCGACTTCTTCTCTGCACTGTACGGCTTCCCTAACCAGTCCTTCTTCCACAGTGACTTGAACCTGGAGGACCTGGGGGACTTTGATAGCGGAGCCAAGTATGAGGGCGAGTCCCAGAGCCGGACAGTGAAGGCGCTGCTGATTGTCGCCTACTCTGTGATCATCTGCATCTCTCTCTTCGGCAACATCCTGGTGTGCCACGTGGTCATCAAGAACAAGAGGATGCACTCTGCCACCAACCTTTTCATCGTAAATCTGGCCGTTGCTGACGTGATGATCACCACCCTGAACACCCCCTTCACACTG GTGAGGTTTGTGAGCAGCACCTGGGTTTTTGGAAAGCTGATGTGTCACATCAGCCGGTTTGTTCAGTACTGCTCTGTCCACGTGTCTGTGCTGACCCTTGCTGCCATTGCACTGGACCGACACCAG GTGATCATGCACCCTCTCAAGCCACGTATGTCCATGGTGAAAGGAGGGATTTGCATCATCGTCATCTGGGTTATGGCCAGCTGCTTCTCGCTGCCTCACGCCATTTATCAGACTCTGACAAGGTTTTATATTGG AAACAGAACCATCCGAATGGTCTGCCTCCCCAgcttccctcctcctgctgaCCTTTTCTGGAAGTATTTGGACCTGACTACATTTGTTCTCTTGTATGTTCTGCCCTTGCTTGTGATCTCCATCACATACACCATAGTGGCCAAAAAGCTCTGGCTGAGGAATGCCATTGGGGACCTCACCATGGAGCAATACTATGCCCATCAGCGGAAGAAGAAGATGACGCTGAAgatgctggtggtggtggtggttgtgTTTGCCGTCTGCTGGTTTCCCCTGAACTGCTACGTGGTGCTGATCTCCTGCAGGGCCATCCACAGCAGCAATGCTCTGTACTTTGCTTTCCACTGGTTTGCCATGAGCAGCACCTGCTACAACCCCTTCATCTACTGCTGGCTGAACGAGAGCTTCCGCACAGAGCTCCGCtccctgctgtgtgtgtgccagCGCAGGAGCACGGCTCAGGGCCACGCTCTGCAGCCCATCTCCCCACTCTTCCGGCATGCCAAGGCTGAGAACTGCCCGTGCAAAAGAAGCAGCACGTGCCAGAAGGCACAGACACCCTCCCAGAGGAACTCTGCAAGGACAGACATATCCAGCGTGCAGCCGATTGTGGCAGAAAGCTGA